A region from the Silene latifolia isolate original U9 population chromosome 7, ASM4854445v1, whole genome shotgun sequence genome encodes:
- the LOC141590110 gene encoding protein FAR-RED IMPAIRED RESPONSE 1-like — protein MWHILNKLPEKVGPVICKDTEFLKKINRCVWSEDVEPPEFEERLTTLVESHGLSDNEWLKEKYNIRNMWVPAYFRDLFLGDIIDQVRNKTYKVGFKKDDVLVVCTCKKFERHGILCRHALCVFKDRGIQKVPSDYLLSRWSKLATFQPIVGPNGQLLADCTSMDVQINKSTGHCDELFGILCEFKERVKNAPDESGNTGIAKVKDKNAEIGMLLGTSIPSEIKVLPPRQCKNKGSGKRLISQRE, from the exons ATGTGGCACATACTGAACAAGTTGCCTGAGAAGGTAGGGCCTGTAATATGTAAAGATACTGAGTTTCTGAAGAAGATAAACCGATGTGTTTGGAGCGAAGATGTGGAGCCGCCTGAATTTGAGGAAAGGTTGACAACACTAGTTGAATCTCATGGGTTGTCGGATAACGAGTGGCTTAAGGAGAAGTACAACATTAGAAATATGTGGGTTCCAGCTTACTTTCGCGACCTATTTTTAGGAG ATATCATAGATCAAGTTCGAAACAAAACGTATAAGGTTGGTTTTAAGAAGGATGATGTTTTAGTGGTATGCACTtgcaagaagtttgaaagacATGGAATACTCTGTCGACATGCTCTGTGTGTCTTTAAAGATCGGGGAATTCAGAAAGTTCCAAGTGACTACCTGCTTAGTCGGTGGAGCAAACTAGCAACCTTCCAGCCAATCGTCGGCCCTAATGGCCAGTTGCTTGCTGATTGCACATCAATGGATGTACAAATAAACAAA AGTACTGGGCATTGTGATGAGTTGTTTGGGATTTTGTGTGAGTTCAAGGAAAGGGTAAAAAATGCCCCTGATGAAAGTGGCAATACTGGTATTGCAAAGGTAAAGGACAAGAATGCTGAAATTGGGATGCTTTTAGGAACAAGCATCCCTAGTGAGATTAAGGTTTTGCCTCCAAGGCAGTGCAAAAACAAAGGCTCGGGAAAAAGGTTGATCTCACAAAGAGAATGA